AAGAATTAGACAATTTTCTAATATTAAACAATGACATTTCCTTTATTTGTTGTTCAGTTAAATTCAATTCATCTAACATACTTTCATCGATAAGACGATATGATTTTCCTAAATCTACTGCATAATAAACAGCTGTTTCTGCAGTATGTGCTTCATATATAAAAGGTATACCTTGTTTTGTCTTCTTATCAAAACTTGTCGCTCTTATTACAGGCATAATTTGACTAGGTGTTATATCCATTAAAGTTTTATCTGCCATTTGTGCAATAGCTTCATTAACATAGTAAACAATTTCATCAACAATTTTTTCTTTTTTATCTTCATATTTTGCGACTATAGCGTTAAGCTTAATCGTGATACCTTTGTTATTATCTGTTCGATAAATACGCAAAGTTTCTTCTTCACGATTAAATTTAAAATCGACGTCTAAATGACTTAAACGTTCCTTTAATTTATCTCTCATTTGAAAGGTATTCATGTATAACACTCCTAATTTCGCACCTTATAACAGTTTACAATAAATCAACACGTAGTAACAGAGAAAAACGAGTTTTACCCCGTTTTTCTCAAGTCTAAATTACACGTATTGAGCTAAAAATGCATCTATTTGTTCAATTGATTTACGTTCTTTTCCAATATAGCTTCCAAGCAATTCACCATTTTTATAAACTAAAAAACTTGGAATACCCATAATACCATTTTCAATACAAATATCCATAAATTGGTCACGATCAACGGATACAAAATCAAACATTGGATACTTTTCTTCTAATTTTGGTAGATCAGGTTCGATAATTCTACAGTCTGGACACCATCCTGCTGTAAATTCAAATACAGTTGCACCTTGTTTTAATGTTTCAAATTGTTGCTCTGATTCAAGTTGTTTCATTTTAAACGCTCCTTAAGTTATAAATTTTTAATGGGAAATTTTAAGTTTCAACAAAATCAATATACTTTATTTATATTGTAACGTATCTATTTGGTTGTCATCTAAATTACTAATTGCCTCAAATAATAAATGTCTAGCAGCAAAATAATCTCTAATATCGAATACTGAGTCTGTACTATGTATATAACGTGCACATACACCGATAACAGCAGTTGGAACCCCAATATTCGCCTTATGTATTTCACCACCATCTGTTCCACCTGGAGACATATAATACTGATGAGCAATCCCATGTGTATCTACTAATTTTAATAAATAGTCTCTGAAAGTGGGTTTTAAAATCATTGTACCATCTTTAATTCGAATTAAAGTCCCTTTTCCAAGTTCACCTGATAGTGACTGTTTACCTTTGACATCATTTGCTGGTGAACAATCTACTACGAATGCAACATCCGGATCAATCATTTCAACTGATGCTTTAGCACCTCTTAAACCAACTTCTTCTTGAACATTTGCACCAACGTATAGTTCGACATCTAACTCTTTATCTTTGAGCAACTCAAGAATTTCAATCGCAAGAACACAACCATAACGATTATCCCAAGCTTTAGCGCTGTAACGATGTTCAGATAATTGTGTAAATGCAGTATAAGGTACAATTGTACCTCCTATCTCTATACCACGTAAACGAACTGCATTTGCATTTTCGGCACCAATATCTAAAGTTAAATCTTTGATTTCTGGTGCGCCTTCATTTCCTGTACGAAAATGTTTAGGTATATTTGACACTACACCTATAATTTTGTCACCATTTCTATTTTTAATAACCAAACGTTGCCCTTGCCAAATATCATTTGCTACGCCACCTAAGTTTGTAAATTGTATCATACCATTTTCAGTTATATTCGTTATCATAAAACCTATTTCATCCATATGTGCTGCTATCATCACACGTTTAGCGTTTGGATTTTTAGATTTTTTAACACCGAAAAAACCACCCATTCGATTTTCAATAAATTCATCTACATATGGTGCCATTTGCTCAGTCATATAATCTTTTACTTCTTGTTCAAAACCTGGTGCACCATGAAGCTCGGTTAAAGTTTGAATTCGTTGTAATGTTACGTTTTTATTTATGTTCATAAAAGTTCTCACTCCTTATATGTTATTATATCATCTTCAATATGGTAAACTAATGATATGAATTTGAAATCAAGGGAGCATAAATGATGACTAAACTGAAATATATAATTCCAACAATAATTGCTGTAATCATTGTAATTATTTCAACCATTTCAATTATTCAATTTATTAATCGTAAACGTTATAATCCCGTTAAAGTTCTTAATGAAGTGAAATCATATTTTATGGACGTTAAAGGTTCGTATATTGTTTATGAGCCATTTGTACATCCTGAAACTGATAAATATCGTTTAGTTTATCAAGGTGGCATCACAACTGTTAAAAATGGTAAAGATATCCATTATGATTTTTATGCAGATGCATACACTGGTGAGGTCATAAACATAGTAGAATGTTAACGACAAACGTATTGATACCTGATTTGGGCATAAATCCCCAAAAAAGCCACATCCCTATAAATAATGAATAGTGCTCCAAAAGTTTAACGTCAATTAAACTTTTTTAGGATTCACATCATTAGGGTGTGGCTTTTATTTATAATTTAATCATTTACATTTAGGACAATCTCATACTTTATCCTCTTAGAAAGTTTCATGCACCTTCATTATATTCACCACAACATTTATTTTTCACGCAAAATGAATGAATCAAACATATCTCCATCATCCTGATATTTTACTGCAAAATATTTTACATCGTGATAGAACAAGAACCAATAGTCATGATGAACAAAATAAGGTATCATCCGTTCTTTTTCACGTATTGATTGCATAGGATAATCATCGTATGCAGTTACCCATAATGGATTTTTATGCGCAGTTGTTGGAAATATATCTCCCATATGTACTGCCTTGTCACCCTGACTTTCAATCGTAATTATCGTATGACCAAAACTATGTCCACCACTATGTTGCATTTTAATGCCTGGAACAGGCTCAATAGTGTTGTCAAATAAAAGTAATTTATTACTATATTCACCGTTATTTTTATCCCAGTAAGTCGATTTACTGCGAATATTAGGTGCTATAAACTCATGCCATTCATCTTGTTGTATGATATGAATCGCATTTTCGAAAATTGCATGTCCCTCTTTATCAGTTAGACCAGCCGCATGATCAAAATGCATATGTGTCATTAGCACATAATCAATATCTTTAGGCGATAAATTGTACATTGCTAAATCTTCAACGACTTTACTTTCTTCATCAACACCAAAATTACGCAATTGTTTTTCATTTAGTTTGCCATTACCTATACCTGCATCAATTATCAAGTTATGTTGTGCCGTTTGTATCAATATAGGATGCGTAGGTAAATTGATTTGATTTCGTTCGTTTACTTTATACTTTTTTGACCATAATGGTTTAGGTACAACACCAAACATTGCACCCCCATCCATTTTCGTATTTCCACCATTTAAATATTGAATTGAGATATCCCCGATTTTCATAAAATCACCTATTCTTATTATATTTATAAGCTTAAAGTTTATTATTTAACATTATCGTATCACTATTCATTTTACTAAACAAAGACATTGGAATGACAATTGAAAACTTATTTATTCCGTTAAACGACATTTCAAGCTACTTTTTTTATAGAAAATTTCAACATATTTGTGAATAGTAAATTTTCAATAATTTAAACTATTAATTTTTATTTGATTTTGTCCTTTAGATTTTAAAATTAAAGTTTTTAGTGTATCATTATACGTAGGCGCACTTGTCTCCTTTAGTTTAGGTTTAGTCACTTTAAATTATAGAGGCAATTGCGCTTTTTGTGTTCAAATTTAAAAAATCGGACAGATGAAAAGTTAAAAACTTTTTCCATCAGTCCGATTTATTAATAGAACCAGAAAAACACGCTTAATAATATATTGCCATATTATCAATCGTGTTTTTAATTATATTATTTATGAAATTTCGCTTCCATACGATAAATTCGAGATCCTTTATCTGAAAATTTCTTTTCATATTCCGTCAATATATTACTGCCATCATCTTCTTGATGTAAATTCAAATTAATTTTTGTAAAATACATTCCAAATTGAGACATACTTTCTAAACTGTAAGCGAATAAGCCTCTGTTGTCAGTTTTAAAATGCAAATCTCCCTCATCATCCAAGATTTGTTTGTACAGCGCTAAAAATGTACGATATGTTAAACGACGTTTCGCATGACGATTTTTTGGCCAAGGATCTGAAAAGTTCAAATATATACGTGAGACTTCACCGTCTTTAAAATATTCATTAAGTTCTATTGCGTCATTACAAATTATTTTTAAATTTGTTAAACCCATATCCTTTACTTTATCTAATACTTTATATACGATACTTTTTTCACGTTCCATTGAAATATAGTTAATATGAGGATTTTGAGCAGCCAAAGTGGTAATAAACTGCCCCATACCTGAACCAATTTCAATATGTATCGGTTGCGTTTTATCAAACCATTCTGTCATTTTCCCCGCATGATTGCCATCCATATCAACCAAGTTGGGGTGCTCTTTTAAATAGTCTTCAGCCCATGGTTTGTATCGAACTCTCATATTTTTATTCTCCTCTTAAATAAACATGTTGCTGTTCATCACTTCGTTTAAAAACTTCAACCAAGTGTTCATATCTTTATATCTCTTTTGTTCTTCATACCATTGAACAAGCCCAATAGATTGAATTACCGTATACCATTTCATACGTTTATTTAAATTCAAACTTTCTTGAACGCCGTATGTTTCTAACCATTGAGACCATTGATGTTGTGGAACATAGTTGTATAGCAGCATACCTATATCAATCGCTGGGTCTGCAATCATTGCACCTTCCCAATCAACTAAAAATAATTCATCACGATCAGATAATAACCAATTGTTATGATTAACGTCACCATGTACAACAGTGAAGAAACGTGAATCTAAACTCGGTATATGCTCTTCTAAATATGTTAATGATTTTCGCACAATATGATGCGTTAACACTTCTCTTGATAAAGAAGCATTAATTTTATTAAGCATAATTTCAGGTGTAATAGGCTCCATTTCCATACGTTTCAACATATTTAATAACGGTCTAGAACTATGAATCTTCTTTAATAAATGGGCAACTCTTGTTTGCTTCATTTCATTTGAAGTTAATTCACGGCCATTTTTCCAATGTTGCGCGGTAACCACTTCGCCTGTTTCAATGCGTTTTGTCCATACTAATTTCGGCACAATCCCTTCTGCTGATAATGCCGCGATAAATGGATTTGAATTACGTTTTAAAAATAACTTTTGTCCATCTTGCTCAGCCATATACGCTTCACCAGATGCACCACCTGCAGAATCAAGTGTCCACCCTAATTGATAAAACTGCTCCAACTCGTCCACCTCACTTTCAATTAGAAAATGGCTCTAGAAATAGGTTTTTCAAGAGCCATATATTCTAATTTATAACACGATTCTGGTACAAAATTTATGTCCAGATATTTATTGTAACCATTAGTAACTATTTATTAAGTGACAATGTAAATAAATTGTCATATTCATAAACACAATTAATTTTATTTGCTTTCAAAACTTGCATAAAGAACCATCATATTAATGTGTTTGAACTATATAGTTTTACTGATTAAGTAGATATTAAAATCTATTTTCCAAAAAGATTTTCTTCCTACCAACTCTTTGATAACAATAATTATAAATCCTAACAATTCCGTTCGTAGTAAAATATGATGCACATCATATTTGTAACTCATAGAAAATTTTATAATTTTTATCATTATATTTCAACTGAAAATGAGAAACAAAATGTCACTTTTTACTAATAAGTGTTTTTTAAACAACACTTTTAAGCTTCGTTTTAAATTATAACATAATTCACCTACGAAAGTTGATAAATTTAAGTAATTTAATCGAAAAATATGATGAACGAATTTTAAATGCTATGTGTCTCGATATACTTGTCGAAACCTTCTTGTAATTGGCGTGTAATCGGTCCAACTTGACCTTCATTTACTGGTTCGCCATCTAATTTAATAACAGGAGTAACTTCAGCAGATGTACTTGAAACAATGACTTCATCTGCATTTTTTAAGAAATCTACAGTAAAAGTTTCTTCTTTAAATGGAATGTTGTAGTCTTCGGCAATGTTTTTAATCACTCTACGTGTTATACCGTTTAAAATATAATTATTAATTGGATGTGTATATATTACCCCATCTTTAATTGCATATGCATTACTTGATGAACCTTCAGTTACAGTTTCACCACGATGTTGAATTGCTTCAACTGCATTATATTTTACAGCATATTCTTTTGCTAAAACATTTCCTAATAAATTCAAACTCTTAATATCACAGCGTAACCAACGAATATCTTCTACAGTAACACCATTTACTCCATTTTCTAAATGGTCAAATGGGCGGTCATAACTTTTCGTGTAAGCTACAATTGCTGGTTCTACTTCTGGTGTTGGGAAA
This is a stretch of genomic DNA from Staphylococcus roterodami. It encodes these proteins:
- a CDS encoding MBL fold metallo-hydrolase — its product is MKIGDISIQYLNGGNTKMDGGAMFGVVPKPLWSKKYKVNERNQINLPTHPILIQTAQHNLIIDAGIGNGKLNEKQLRNFGVDEESKVVEDLAMYNLSPKDIDYVLMTHMHFDHAAGLTDKEGHAIFENAIHIIQQDEWHEFIAPNIRSKSTYWDKNNGEYSNKLLLFDNTIEPVPGIKMQHSGGHSFGHTIITIESQGDKAVHMGDIFPTTAHKNPLWVTAYDDYPMQSIREKERMIPYFVHHDYWFLFYHDVKYFAVKYQDDGDMFDSFILREK
- a CDS encoding M42 family metallopeptidase, translating into MNINKNVTLQRIQTLTELHGAPGFEQEVKDYMTEQMAPYVDEFIENRMGGFFGVKKSKNPNAKRVMIAAHMDEIGFMITNITENGMIQFTNLGGVANDIWQGQRLVIKNRNGDKIIGVVSNIPKHFRTGNEGAPEIKDLTLDIGAENANAVRLRGIEIGGTIVPYTAFTQLSEHRYSAKAWDNRYGCVLAIEILELLKDKELDVELYVGANVQEEVGLRGAKASVEMIDPDVAFVVDCSPANDVKGKQSLSGELGKGTLIRIKDGTMILKPTFRDYLLKLVDTHGIAHQYYMSPGGTDGGEIHKANIGVPTAVIGVCARYIHSTDSVFDIRDYFAARHLLFEAISNLDDNQIDTLQYK
- the dat gene encoding D-amino-acid transaminase; this encodes MEKVFLNGEFVAPSEAKVSYNDRGYVFGDGIYEYIRVYNGKLFTVTEHYERFLRSANEIGLDLNYSIEDLIELSRKLVDMNQVETGAIYIQATRGVAERNHSFPTPEVEPAIVAYTKSYDRPFDHLENGVNGVTVEDIRWLRCDIKSLNLLGNVLAKEYAVKYNAVEAIQHRGETVTEGSSSNAYAIKDGVIYTHPINNYILNGITRRVIKNIAEDYNIPFKEETFTVDFLKNADEVIVSSTSAEVTPVIKLDGEPVNEGQVGPITRQLQEGFDKYIETHSI
- a CDS encoding phosphotransferase family protein, which gives rise to MEQFYQLGWTLDSAGGASGEAYMAEQDGQKLFLKRNSNPFIAALSAEGIVPKLVWTKRIETGEVVTAQHWKNGRELTSNEMKQTRVAHLLKKIHSSRPLLNMLKRMEMEPITPEIMLNKINASLSREVLTHHIVRKSLTYLEEHIPSLDSRFFTVVHGDVNHNNWLLSDRDELFLVDWEGAMIADPAIDIGMLLYNYVPQHQWSQWLETYGVQESLNLNKRMKWYTVIQSIGLVQWYEEQKRYKDMNTWLKFLNEVMNSNMFI
- a CDS encoding thioredoxin family protein, which translates into the protein MKQLESEQQFETLKQGATVFEFTAGWCPDCRIIEPDLPKLEEKYPMFDFVSVDRDQFMDICIENGIMGIPSFLVYKNGELLGSYIGKERKSIEQIDAFLAQYV
- the trmB gene encoding tRNA (guanosine(46)-N7)-methyltransferase TrmB — translated: MRVRYKPWAEDYLKEHPNLVDMDGNHAGKMTEWFDKTQPIHIEIGSGMGQFITTLAAQNPHINYISMEREKSIVYKVLDKVKDMGLTNLKIICNDAIELNEYFKDGEVSRIYLNFSDPWPKNRHAKRRLTYRTFLALYKQILDDEGDLHFKTDNRGLFAYSLESMSQFGMYFTKINLNLHQEDDGSNILTEYEKKFSDKGSRIYRMEAKFHK
- a CDS encoding PepSY domain-containing protein → MTKLKYIIPTIIAVIIVIISTISIIQFINRKRYNPVKVLNEVKSYFMDVKGSYIVYEPFVHPETDKYRLVYQGGITTVKNGKDIHYDFYADAYTGEVINIVEC
- a CDS encoding DUF1444 domain-containing protein translates to MNTFQMRDKLKERLSHLDVDFKFNREEETLRIYRTDNNKGITIKLNAIVAKYEDKKEKIVDEIVYYVNEAIAQMADKTLMDITPSQIMPVIRATSFDKKTKQGIPFIYEAHTAETAVYYAVDLGKSYRLIDESMLDELNLTEQQIKEMSLFNIRKLSNSYTTDEVKGNIFYFINTNDGYDASRVLNTAFLNDIEAQCQGEMLVAVPHQDVLIIADIRNKTGYDVMAHLTMEFFTKGLVPITSLSFGYKQGHLEPIFILGKNNKQKRDPNVIQRLEANRRKFNKDK